The genomic DNA tttttattatttctttatacAACACATCAAGTCTCAATCACACCAGGTGACGTGGATTGCATAAattctagctcaccaatcatttctatttatagTTAATATTTTCTGTAAGGCCTTTAAAATTTATCTCATACCTAAAAGGCCCTGCcaagtattttatatgtaaagACATTTTGATAAGCAAATCAAGGTTGTCCAAAACAGGAACAGAAGACAACagattgcaaaaataaaatccatGCATCCTAAGCTAATATCATCAGTCACTGGCAATTTGCTTCATAGGTAGGGTTTTTCATCTTGTTTATCACTTGATATTGTGTGTTGGTTTCAACTCTTCATCtaccatttctctctctaaaatgaCAGCCGCACATTTTTTTAGGCCCAAGTCATCCTGTGTAGATCAGCAGGGAAGGAACCAGAAAAGGTTGAATTGTGGGGGGTGGTTTGGTTGGACGGAAAAATTTGGACAATGAGCCAATATATAAAAcatgaataattatttaaaatattaaaattatttcatttgaattatACTCTACACACTCTTTCTGAGACATAAAATCATCAATGATTGAATCTATACTAAAGTACCCAGCAAAAAAACCTGgtttttttccaatttcttctactgattttagaaatgaaaaaatacagaaaaatgtTTTAATCCAAAACAAATGCAGTCATGTTTTCACATATTCATCCAACACTTTTCATAAAATGTAATATTTGCCTAATTTAGAGGTATCTCTATATCTTTTTAAATCAGGACATGACAAAAATGACTAACAAAAGGTTAGCCTTCCGATGCAATCACCATTTACTCTATcatagagtttttttttttaagctagCTTTTCttctactgattttttttttttttaaaccagTTTTGCAGCTCCAACACCCCCTGCCCCCCCGGCAGGGGCTCTAAAAAAAGGGTCCGAAATGGGCCCTCTCAGCATATGAAAGTCAAGATTTGGGCAGGCCTGTACTCTTGGCCTGGCCCATACAGGACTTCTAGGCCAGAAAAATCTGAACCTAGTAGCAGTATAGGGATTCACTCCAGACAAAATGTGCCATGGACATGGCCTGTTAGATCAATCTTTAAagctatttaattaaatcttacCCACGTTGTTCAGAGTTTAATGGAAGCCAACAGAAATACTAAGTTTTAAACAATGATAGGGATGATAGATAAGCAAATAAAAGAGACAAGATAACACAAACGTTCAGGAAAGATATAGAAACAGCTTATAGccttaattttgaagaaatggaTAGTtggaggggaaaaaaaaagctttaatttttaagaaatggaTACCACAAAAACATATTGAATCACCTTGCGCTTCTTAATTTTTAGTCTTTCACCACTTTCACTGTCAAATCCTGTGCGCTCACCATCAGTACCCTCCAAGGGTAAACTTTTAATTTCATCATAGAAACTGTCTGTCAGACCAAGTAACCTGGCATAACAAATCAAGCACCATCAACTCAAAACAAATAAGTACAGAATactataaagaataaaatataaaaacaaaaataaaaatatatcagtTAAATGGAAGATACAATGATGAGGAACTCAGTCATCGGATTAAAAGATACTGCAGACTGCCAATTAAAGATTTAAAGGGAGCATTATATCGACATTCATATCTCATTCCCCATACCCATTTCTGGACTTCGACATgtgcttcattttctttttctctatctttGCTAGAGGCGCACGGATAAATAGATCCTCTTCTCGCCTTGCACGATCTTCCATCTTAGCCTTATATCGAATAACTTCCCTGCTTTCAGTTCCAACAACTTCTCTCACCTGTGTTTCATTTGTAATCTCATTTAAGAATGACAGAATATTTTTGTAGCCATTGGAACTTACCAACAAAATCAATGCAAAAACTCACCTCTTCAGGTCTTCCCTCTATATCATCCATCAATTCTCTGACATAAGCACTCTGCCTAGCTTGCCGGAGagcttctttctcctttctcaGTACATTTCTTTCCTGTTTGGAGATCTTATCTTCCTCCATAGAGGTAGGAGCAAATTTTGGTGGTCGATAAACCCCAATACCATCCTATGGATCAATGAGGTGGatttaataaaagaagaaactttaaaattattctCTTATTATCAAACCACTTTTGCAGGAAAAGAATTGAACAAAGAGGAACAGAACAAGATACTAACTTCAACATGTAAACTTCATACTTGTTTAAACTTgggctttctctttctcaacgTTCAACCCCTTCCCAACCCCCAACCCccaaataaacaaacaaaaaaaagctAAACAATAAACTGCCAATTTTTACCCTTTGTTTACCTCAAGAGTTGGATTCATTTTGCTAAGAAGCATG from Diospyros lotus cultivar Yz01 chromosome 4, ASM1463336v1, whole genome shotgun sequence includes the following:
- the LOC127800514 gene encoding uncharacterized protein LOC127800514, with amino-acid sequence MEETRSLEGYNERISKEAPQLAALLEDMKGGLDTLRRKVQALTAKVKANHFPTVDGISYLEAKHLLLLNYCQSLVYYLLRKAKGLSVEGHSVVRSLVEIRLFLEKIRPIDKKMQYQIQKLTKVTSTAVSEVGLNEKEESAGQKSEDLLKYRPNPDMLLSKMNPTLEDGIGVYRPPKFAPTSMEEDKISKQERNVLRKEKEALRQARQSAYVRELMDDIEGRPEEVREVVGTESREVIRYKAKMEDRARREEDLFIRAPLAKIEKKKMKHMSKSRNGLLGLTDSFYDEIKSLPLEGTDGERTGFDSESGERLKIKKRKRKH